From a region of the Vaginimicrobium propionicum genome:
- a CDS encoding IS3 family transposase (programmed frameshift), whose protein sequence is MAGVGKTRRRFTPEYREEAARLVVDTGRPIAHVARELGLGEQLLGKWVRKYRQEQGNEPTGELSVDERVELKRLRREVQELKKDNAFFGKSSSLLRVEATTCERFELMEQEKANFEITRMARLLEVSRSGYYAWVKRRKTGPSPRAQKQAILDQKVREFHADSDGVYGAPRITADFHAEGTQVNVKTVAASMRRQGLEGISPRGFTPVTTIPGIPTHAIFDRVKRVWDTGKLNTVWISDITYLRTGEGWLYLCVVRDGCSRRVLGWAMDSHQDADLVERALVMAKTLRGDFPGRVIFHADRGTQYTSEQLYKATKRLSIDQSMGRTGVCYDNAMAESFWSTLKNEFYNRFTWPTRADARQGVARWIEVTYNRTRRHSSIGYLRPVEYETNLEKQEQTHQQPQAA, encoded by the exons ATGGCAGGAGTAGGAAAGACCCGGCGTAGGTTCACGCCGGAATATCGTGAAGAGGCCGCTCGTTTGGTCGTCGACACTGGAAGACCGATCGCGCATGTCGCACGAGAGCTCGGTTTGGGTGAACAGCTCTTGGGTAAATGGGTGCGCAAGTACCGGCAGGAACAGGGAAACGAGCCGACTGGCGAGTTGTCTGTGGATGAGCGGGTTGAGCTCAAACGGTTACGGCGTGAGGTTCAAGAGCTGAAAAAGGACAACGCGTTTT TTGGGAAAAGCAGCAGCCTTCTTCGCGTCGAAGCAACCACCTGCGAACGGTTTGAGCTAATGGAACAGGAGAAGGCAAACTTCGAGATCACACGCATGGCTCGGCTGTTAGAGGTGTCACGGTCAGGCTATTACGCCTGGGTCAAGCGACGGAAAACGGGGCCGTCTCCACGAGCGCAGAAACAGGCCATACTTGACCAGAAAGTCCGCGAGTTTCATGCCGATTCCGATGGTGTTTACGGGGCACCCAGGATCACGGCTGATTTTCACGCTGAAGGCACGCAGGTGAATGTGAAAACAGTGGCGGCATCCATGCGCCGACAAGGCCTTGAAGGCATTTCACCACGCGGATTCACCCCAGTGACGACAATTCCTGGGATCCCGACTCATGCGATTTTTGACCGTGTCAAACGGGTGTGGGATACCGGAAAACTCAACACAGTGTGGATCTCGGACATCACCTATTTACGTACTGGCGAGGGCTGGCTCTACCTGTGTGTCGTTCGTGATGGCTGTTCACGTCGCGTCTTGGGATGGGCCATGGACAGCCACCAAGATGCCGACCTGGTTGAACGCGCATTGGTGATGGCCAAAACTTTACGCGGCGATTTCCCCGGCCGCGTCATCTTCCATGCTGATCGCGGCACTCAATACACCTCCGAGCAGTTATACAAAGCCACTAAGCGACTTAGCATCGATCAATCGATGGGCCGCACTGGCGTGTGCTACGACAACGCGATGGCAGAATCCTTCTGGTCAACGCTGAAAAACGAGTTCTACAACCGTTTCACATGGCCGACACGAGCCGATGCCAGACAAGGCGTCGCCCGCTGGATCGAAGTCACCTACAATCGCACACGCCGACACTCATCAATCGGCTACCTCCGCCCAGTCGAATACGAAACCAACCTGGAAAAACAAGAACAAACACACCAACAACCACAAGCAGCATAA
- the coaE gene encoding dephospho-CoA kinase (Dephospho-CoA kinase (CoaE) performs the final step in coenzyme A biosynthesis.) — protein sequence MIIGLTGGVASGKSVVAKRFASLGAHIVDADVLARRVVENGTPGFERIVKRFSRSVIGSDGEIDRKWLADVVFNDDEARADLNAIVHPVESHACR from the coding sequence ATGATTATCGGATTAACCGGCGGAGTCGCCTCTGGCAAGAGCGTGGTCGCTAAGCGGTTTGCTAGCCTTGGTGCCCACATCGTTGACGCGGACGTTTTGGCCAGACGAGTCGTTGAGAATGGTACGCCTGGTTTTGAGCGCATAGTCAAACGGTTTTCCCGTTCGGTCATCGGTTCAGACGGGGAAATTGACCGCAAGTGGTTAGCAGATGTGGTCTTTAATGATGATGAAGCGCGTGCCGACCTCAACGCTATCGTCCACCCGGTTGAAAGCCACGCTTGCCGGTAA
- a CDS encoding nucleoside phosphorylase — translation MKTTNQIHVTIAESTQVQIPTGSSSYALGVLYLGQWPILDRDDETLDVITAHKQKSSNDFLVPSVMIMAIIGEQINRYVEDNKAQKIGDIDLVTDRYPVWKLEQGIGLAKTPIGAPAALILMENLIQRGAKKIIAVGSCGTLHDFEEGEFLVPVRALRDEGASYHYLEAARWITTNPMINDAVTQAINTAGFQAKPVTTWTTDGFYRETEQMIAHRREEGCDVVEMECSAFAACANFRNIAFGQLLFTADSLAEVDYQPRGWGVGVHAAALSLAHDAAKLIA, via the coding sequence GTGAAAACAACCAACCAAATACACGTGACAATCGCCGAGTCAACCCAAGTCCAGATACCTACTGGCTCTTCCAGCTACGCTTTAGGTGTGTTGTATTTGGGTCAGTGGCCGATATTAGATCGTGATGACGAAACTTTAGATGTCATAACTGCGCATAAGCAGAAAAGTTCGAACGATTTTTTGGTTCCTTCAGTCATGATAATGGCGATCATTGGCGAACAAATAAATCGTTATGTGGAGGATAACAAGGCGCAGAAAATTGGTGATATCGATCTGGTAACAGACCGCTACCCGGTTTGGAAGTTAGAGCAAGGAATAGGTTTAGCGAAAACCCCAATTGGAGCACCAGCCGCCTTGATTCTCATGGAGAATCTTATTCAACGTGGAGCTAAGAAAATAATCGCAGTGGGTTCTTGTGGCACTTTGCATGACTTTGAGGAAGGCGAATTTTTAGTTCCGGTACGTGCTCTGCGCGATGAAGGTGCCAGCTATCACTACCTCGAAGCTGCCCGATGGATAACCACTAACCCAATGATTAATGACGCCGTTACCCAAGCAATAAATACTGCCGGTTTCCAAGCTAAGCCGGTAACCACCTGGACAACTGATGGTTTTTATCGAGAAACCGAGCAAATGATTGCCCATCGACGCGAAGAAGGTTGTGATGTTGTCGAAATGGAATGCTCAGCATTCGCCGCTTGCGCCAATTTTCGAAATATCGCTTTCGGGCAGTTGCTTTTCACCGCTGACTCGTTAGCCGAGGTGGACTACCAACCGCGCGGTTGGGGTGTTGGCGTCCATGCTGCCGCGCTGTCGTTAGCCCATGATGCAGCTAAGCTGATTGCCTGA
- a CDS encoding CapA family protein, producing MSVTINVSGDLLWHDNLFQAASEDAAALGESGMNFAPMLASAGAYAAEADIGVCHEEVPFAPEGGPYTGYPQFQAPPVIAKAIKELGWDICTTASNHTVDAGWEGLARTVNTLRDAGLKTVGSYLTAEEAETPTIVETADGVKVAFISQTYGLNGLPIPAEQPWSVQLLDADAAVQAARKAKEAGADIVAVHMHGGDEYVHEPNQQQLDYVQQVTASPDVDFVFGEHVHVVQPIDKVNGKWVVYGTGNLIAQSGPGQPYTYDGYMAQITFTGLKGQKFEATAMEWAPTMITHYGYSPQAPARVLVIPTELANGSEMAAELEASAARTREIVNSLGVSGLTERDH from the coding sequence GTGTCGGTAACTATAAACGTTTCGGGGGATCTACTCTGGCATGACAATCTATTCCAGGCTGCCAGTGAGGACGCTGCAGCGCTAGGTGAAAGTGGCATGAATTTCGCTCCTATGCTTGCCAGCGCAGGGGCTTATGCTGCCGAAGCAGATATCGGCGTCTGCCACGAAGAGGTACCTTTCGCCCCGGAAGGCGGCCCCTACACTGGTTACCCGCAATTTCAAGCTCCACCGGTTATTGCTAAAGCTATTAAGGAATTAGGGTGGGACATTTGCACCACCGCCTCAAACCACACGGTAGATGCTGGCTGGGAAGGGCTGGCTCGAACTGTGAATACCCTTCGTGACGCGGGTCTTAAAACCGTCGGTAGTTATTTAACCGCTGAAGAGGCCGAAACACCCACTATCGTCGAAACCGCTGACGGGGTTAAAGTTGCTTTTATTTCTCAAACGTATGGACTAAATGGGCTGCCAATTCCAGCAGAACAACCTTGGTCCGTCCAACTTCTAGACGCTGACGCTGCCGTCCAGGCAGCTCGCAAAGCTAAGGAGGCTGGTGCCGACATCGTCGCAGTTCACATGCATGGTGGGGATGAATACGTTCACGAGCCGAATCAGCAACAACTTGACTACGTTCAACAAGTAACTGCATCACCAGACGTTGATTTCGTCTTTGGCGAACACGTGCATGTTGTTCAACCAATAGATAAGGTCAACGGGAAATGGGTGGTTTACGGCACCGGAAACCTAATTGCTCAATCAGGTCCAGGCCAGCCATACACCTATGACGGATATATGGCGCAAATCACCTTTACAGGCCTCAAGGGACAAAAGTTCGAGGCGACCGCGATGGAATGGGCGCCCACCATGATTACCCACTATGGTTATTCACCGCAGGCACCCGCTCGTGTCTTAGTAATCCCAACCGAGCTAGCGAACGGCTCCGAGATGGCAGCCGAATTAGAAGCCTCAGCTGCCAGAACCCGGGAGATTGTTAATTCGCTAGGTGTTAGCGGATTAACAGAACGTGATCACTAA
- the tyrS gene encoding tyrosine--tRNA ligase, with amino-acid sequence MNALLDELSWRGLIADSTDPQALAEHLDAGPISTYVGFDPTASSLHIGHLVQLMVARKFQQAGHRPVLLVGGATGMIGDPKQSGERTMNPAEVVEQWTSELGKQVAKYVSFEGDNAAIIVNNYEWVSKMSALELLRDVGKYFSVSRMLARDVVARRLETGISFTEFSYVLLQSIDYRELYRRYGVTLQTGAQDQWGNITAGAEFIRRTEQATVHGLVTPLLTKADGTKFGKTESGTVWIDPALTSPYAFHQFWLNTEDAKVIEMIKVFSSRSEEEIADLERQTIQAPHKRVAQRALADDITDFVHGKQQRVAAEKAGAAIFGRGELGDLDEATLADVYNEVGGVEVQVSQDDPLVIDVLAAAGVVKSKGEARRAINEGGAYVNNEKVTDVNARISSDNLLAGGYILVRRGKKTVGGAKIVR; translated from the coding sequence GTGAATGCTCTACTGGATGAATTATCTTGGCGAGGATTGATCGCCGATTCCACCGACCCTCAGGCTTTGGCTGAACATTTGGACGCCGGCCCGATAAGTACCTATGTCGGTTTTGATCCTACGGCATCTAGTCTGCATATCGGACACCTTGTGCAGTTGATGGTGGCTCGGAAGTTCCAACAGGCCGGGCACCGTCCAGTGCTGCTGGTGGGTGGTGCCACTGGAATGATTGGTGACCCAAAACAGAGTGGTGAACGAACCATGAACCCGGCAGAGGTCGTCGAGCAGTGGACCAGCGAGCTGGGAAAGCAAGTCGCCAAATATGTGTCTTTTGAGGGCGACAACGCGGCAATCATTGTCAATAACTACGAGTGGGTTTCTAAGATGTCTGCCCTCGAATTGTTGCGTGATGTGGGTAAGTATTTTTCGGTTAGTCGAATGTTGGCTCGTGATGTTGTGGCTCGTCGCCTTGAAACCGGCATTAGTTTCACCGAGTTTTCCTATGTCTTGCTGCAGAGCATTGACTATCGGGAACTTTACCGTCGCTATGGTGTTACCTTACAGACTGGTGCTCAAGATCAGTGGGGCAATATCACTGCTGGGGCAGAATTCATTCGACGTACGGAACAAGCTACCGTACATGGTTTAGTTACTCCGCTGTTAACCAAGGCGGACGGAACCAAGTTCGGCAAAACAGAATCTGGAACCGTCTGGATTGATCCCGCTTTGACAAGCCCTTATGCTTTCCATCAGTTCTGGTTGAACACTGAGGACGCCAAAGTCATAGAGATGATAAAGGTCTTTAGCTCTCGCTCCGAAGAAGAAATCGCTGACCTAGAGCGTCAGACTATTCAAGCTCCACATAAGCGGGTTGCTCAGCGTGCTTTGGCTGATGACATCACTGATTTCGTGCACGGCAAGCAGCAGCGGGTGGCTGCTGAGAAAGCTGGTGCTGCAATTTTCGGGCGCGGTGAACTCGGTGACCTGGACGAAGCTACCTTGGCTGACGTCTATAACGAAGTTGGTGGTGTTGAAGTTCAGGTATCCCAAGACGACCCGCTGGTAATTGATGTGTTAGCAGCGGCTGGCGTCGTCAAGAGCAAAGGTGAAGCCAGACGTGCCATCAACGAGGGCGGCGCTTATGTCAACAATGAAAAAGTTACTGACGTAAATGCCAGGATCAGCTCAGACAACTTATTGGCCGGTGGCTATATTCTTGTACGCCGAGGTAAGAAAACCGTTGGTGGAGCCAAAATCGTCCGTTAG
- the argH gene encoding argininosuccinate lyase translates to MFALSVSTQFDWRLADLDMTASKAHALALNKAGLLNDEELIEMTAALDGMLADLKAGRLLPAASDEDVHGCLERILIERVGFELGGKLRAGRSRNDQIATLVRMYLRREIRFLTKSLLGVIRALSNQAAAHLGAIMPGRTHMQVAQPILLSHHLLAHAWPLMRDISRLRDLDNRLSVSPYGSSALAGTSLGLDPGLVAAELGFADCVPNSIDGTASRDLVAEAAWVIAQIGVDLSRLSEDIIAWVTPEFGFAKLADSWSTGSSIMPQKKNPDVAELARGKAGRFIGNLSGLLATLKGLPLAYNRDLQEDKEPVFDGLDQLRVLLPAISGLVSTLTFDEERMSQAAPHGFSLATDVADWLVRQSVPFARAHDIAGAAVKYCERAGIELADLTGDQLSQIAPELDVRVLDVLTIAGSVASRDGRGGTAPLRVREQLAELAKAMRQAAKWADDDPTNQSR, encoded by the coding sequence ATGTTCGCGCTTAGCGTTTCTACGCAATTCGATTGGCGATTAGCCGACCTTGACATGACGGCGTCTAAAGCTCATGCCCTTGCGTTGAACAAGGCAGGATTGTTGAACGACGAAGAGCTAATCGAGATGACAGCTGCATTGGATGGCATGTTGGCTGATCTAAAGGCGGGCCGCCTGTTACCGGCCGCTAGCGACGAGGACGTCCACGGTTGCCTGGAGCGAATTCTTATCGAACGCGTTGGTTTTGAGCTGGGCGGCAAATTGCGAGCTGGCAGGTCACGCAATGACCAAATTGCCACTTTGGTGAGAATGTATTTGCGTCGCGAAATTCGTTTTCTAACCAAGAGTTTACTAGGGGTTATTAGAGCGCTAAGTAACCAGGCGGCCGCTCATCTTGGTGCGATAATGCCAGGACGAACCCATATGCAGGTCGCTCAACCAATCCTATTGAGCCACCATTTACTAGCACACGCCTGGCCGTTAATGCGCGATATTTCACGTCTAAGGGACTTAGACAACAGGCTATCTGTCAGTCCGTACGGTTCTAGCGCGCTGGCGGGTACATCTTTGGGACTAGATCCTGGATTGGTGGCCGCAGAGCTGGGATTCGCTGACTGTGTACCAAACTCGATAGACGGCACCGCTAGCCGCGATCTTGTTGCGGAAGCCGCCTGGGTAATAGCCCAGATTGGTGTTGATTTATCCAGGCTGAGCGAGGACATTATTGCCTGGGTTACCCCCGAGTTTGGTTTCGCAAAACTGGCTGATAGTTGGTCAACGGGTTCGTCCATTATGCCGCAAAAGAAGAACCCGGACGTTGCCGAGTTGGCGCGCGGTAAGGCCGGGCGGTTTATCGGCAATCTTAGTGGCTTGCTAGCCACACTGAAAGGTCTGCCGCTGGCCTATAACCGTGATTTGCAAGAAGACAAAGAGCCCGTATTTGACGGTTTGGATCAACTTAGGGTGTTACTGCCGGCTATCAGTGGTTTGGTGTCTACGCTGACCTTTGATGAAGAACGGATGAGTCAGGCCGCCCCGCACGGTTTCTCCCTCGCAACAGATGTGGCCGACTGGCTAGTACGTCAAAGCGTGCCCTTTGCTAGAGCACACGATATTGCTGGCGCAGCGGTTAAATATTGTGAACGTGCTGGCATCGAATTGGCCGATTTGACTGGAGATCAACTCAGCCAAATCGCCCCTGAGCTTGACGTTCGCGTTTTAGATGTTTTGACCATCGCCGGTTCCGTTGCGAGCCGTGATGGACGCGGTGGCACCGCGCCTCTGCGGGTGCGCGAGCAACTAGCAGAGTTAGCTAAGGCAATGAGACAAGCCGCCAAATGGGCTGATGACGACCCAACTAACCAATCCCGATAG
- the argR gene encoding arginine repressor yields the protein MSRTARQGKILGLITNHRVASQAELAALLAKEGIEVSQSTLSKDLLELGAVRVRDDSGMLIYAQPNADKANAHPTRKSMLSRVKTELLVSATVSGNLVVLKTPPGAAQYFASAIDRVSNPQILGTIAGDDTVVVIAAEGSAPEVADWLRGSMANK from the coding sequence ATGAGTAGAACAGCGCGACAAGGTAAAATATTGGGGTTAATTACTAATCATCGGGTGGCCTCCCAAGCGGAGTTGGCGGCGCTGCTAGCCAAAGAGGGCATCGAAGTTAGCCAGTCAACCCTAAGTAAAGACCTACTTGAGCTGGGGGCAGTGCGGGTTAGAGATGACAGCGGCATGTTGATCTATGCTCAACCCAATGCTGATAAAGCGAATGCTCACCCGACAAGAAAATCTATGCTTTCCAGAGTCAAAACAGAGTTGCTGGTATCGGCAACGGTATCGGGGAATTTGGTGGTGTTGAAAACGCCCCCTGGAGCGGCGCAGTACTTTGCCTCTGCTATTGACAGGGTTTCGAATCCACAGATTCTCGGCACGATAGCTGGAGACGACACCGTTGTAGTGATCGCTGCCGAAGGTAGTGCGCCAGAGGTGGCCGATTGGCTTCGCGGGTCAATGGCCAATAAATAA
- a CDS encoding acetylornithine transaminase, which translates to MTNDSQLEWLKRYDQALMHNFGTPKVVFSRGSGADLWDQDGHHYTDMFSGIAVGGLGHAHPAITDAVSHQMRTLGHISNLFASEPQITLAHRLGQLATANNPNKQARVYFANSGTEANEAAFKITRLTGRKKIVAMEGSFHGRTMGSLALTYTAKYREPFAPLPGEVTFVPFGDIDRLAQAVDDETAAVVMEPIQGENGVIVPPDGYLAKAREISATHDAMLWIDEVQTGIGRCGEWFVSIAEGICPDLITVAKGLGNGFPIGACIGIGSAGEFFTPGSHGSTFSGNPVAAAAGNAVLDVIENDELLSRSRDAGQRLREGIINLNNPMIKEVRGRGLLIGIELHGEIASQVANTLLAWRWIVNATRPTVIRLAPPLIISNQQIDDFLPQLDAAIRKASA; encoded by the coding sequence ATGACTAACGACTCGCAACTTGAGTGGTTGAAACGTTACGACCAGGCATTGATGCACAATTTCGGCACGCCAAAAGTGGTGTTTTCTCGGGGTAGCGGGGCTGATCTATGGGATCAAGACGGCCATCATTACACCGATATGTTTTCTGGTATCGCAGTTGGGGGTTTGGGACACGCCCATCCAGCAATAACTGATGCTGTCAGTCATCAGATGCGCACATTAGGTCATATCTCGAATCTGTTTGCTTCCGAACCGCAAATCACTCTGGCTCACCGGTTAGGGCAGCTAGCAACGGCTAATAACCCTAATAAGCAGGCTAGGGTGTATTTCGCTAATTCTGGGACGGAAGCTAATGAAGCTGCCTTCAAAATAACTAGGTTGACGGGTAGGAAAAAGATCGTCGCTATGGAGGGTTCCTTCCACGGGCGGACGATGGGTTCTCTAGCGCTGACTTATACGGCCAAATATCGTGAGCCGTTTGCTCCGCTCCCAGGTGAGGTGACATTTGTTCCTTTTGGCGACATCGATCGTCTAGCCCAAGCAGTTGATGACGAGACAGCGGCAGTGGTGATGGAGCCGATTCAAGGAGAAAATGGTGTCATCGTCCCGCCAGATGGCTATTTAGCGAAAGCGCGCGAGATTAGCGCCACCCATGATGCAATGCTTTGGATAGACGAAGTTCAAACCGGCATCGGGCGTTGTGGGGAATGGTTTGTCTCGATTGCAGAGGGTATTTGTCCCGATTTAATTACGGTGGCAAAGGGGCTAGGCAATGGTTTTCCGATTGGGGCATGTATCGGAATCGGGTCAGCTGGTGAATTTTTCACCCCAGGCAGTCACGGCTCTACTTTTTCGGGTAATCCGGTAGCTGCCGCCGCTGGTAACGCCGTCCTAGACGTTATTGAAAACGATGAATTGCTGTCTAGAAGTCGTGATGCGGGCCAGCGATTACGTGAGGGGATTATCAACTTAAATAACCCGATGATTAAAGAAGTCAGGGGGCGGGGGCTTCTTATCGGTATCGAGCTGCACGGTGAAATCGCTAGCCAGGTAGCTAATACCCTGTTAGCTTGGCGTTGGATCGTTAACGCTACCCGACCAACTGTCATCAGGCTGGCTCCGCCGCTAATAATCAGTAACCAACAGATCGATGATTTCTTGCCGCAGTTAGATGCTGCGATTAGGAAGGCTAGTGCATGA
- the argB gene encoding acetylglutamate kinase, whose amino-acid sequence MNAPMPHIENQNQVLGKARVLIEALPWLQRYSDKIVVIKYGGNAMVDEKLKEAFADDIVFMRQCGILPVVVHGGGPQINEMLNRLDIHSEFRGGLRVTSTEAMQVVRMVLVGQVGRQLVNLINRHGPLAVGMSGEDASMLIAEPKTIELDGDTIDLGRVGEVVEVNPQGILNLVHAGQIPVVATVAPDVDGDVYNVNADTAAAAIAVALGAERLVMLTDVAGLYADWPNTNSFVHRIYDDDLEELLPDLASGMRPKMEACLRAVRGGVPRATILDGRVEHSLLLEVFTSEGFGTMVWKREDD is encoded by the coding sequence ATGAACGCGCCAATGCCACACATCGAAAACCAAAACCAGGTACTCGGCAAGGCTCGGGTACTGATTGAGGCTCTGCCGTGGCTGCAACGCTATTCCGATAAAATTGTTGTCATAAAATACGGTGGCAATGCGATGGTTGACGAGAAGTTAAAGGAAGCATTCGCTGACGATATCGTTTTCATGCGCCAATGCGGGATATTGCCGGTTGTCGTTCACGGTGGCGGCCCGCAAATCAATGAAATGCTCAACCGCTTGGATATTCACTCGGAGTTTCGCGGCGGTTTGCGTGTCACCTCCACCGAAGCGATGCAGGTGGTGCGAATGGTCTTGGTTGGTCAGGTCGGGCGTCAACTCGTCAATTTGATCAATCGGCACGGTCCGCTGGCGGTTGGGATGTCAGGCGAGGATGCGTCCATGTTGATCGCCGAGCCGAAAACTATTGAGTTGGACGGCGACACTATCGATTTAGGACGAGTCGGGGAGGTCGTTGAAGTAAACCCGCAAGGCATTCTCAACCTCGTTCATGCTGGACAAATCCCAGTAGTAGCGACCGTCGCCCCAGACGTTGATGGCGACGTCTACAACGTGAATGCTGATACTGCCGCCGCAGCGATTGCTGTGGCTTTGGGGGCTGAACGGTTAGTAATGCTGACCGATGTCGCCGGCCTGTACGCGGACTGGCCAAATACCAACTCGTTCGTTCATCGCATATATGACGATGATTTGGAAGAATTACTGCCAGATTTGGCCTCGGGTATGCGTCCCAAGATGGAGGCATGTCTGCGTGCAGTGCGTGGTGGGGTGCCGCGAGCAACCATTTTGGACGGTCGAGTAGAGCATTCGCTGTTGCTGGAAGTATTTACCTCAGAAGGTTTCGGCACCATGGTCTGGAAGAGGGAAGATGACTAA
- the argJ gene encoding bifunctional glutamate N-acetyltransferase/amino-acid acetyltransferase ArgJ: protein MTAKNNGVTFADGFLAAGVRAGIKPSGKPDLALVVNLGPNFSAAGVTTSNRVAAAPVIWTRQALADGNLKAVVLNSGGANACTGEPGFKDSAVTVARVAELLGCPPTDVAVCSTGLIGERLPMDKLLPGLGAAATKLSADGGLAAATAIMTTDTHPKQASVNVGNIKIGGMAKGAGMLAPGLATMLVVITTDAKITSAQLQQALRQATRLTFDRTDSDGCMSTNDTVIAMASGACDQVVNIEDFTQGLTEVCDCLARQLIGDAEGANHDIAITVTGAASEADGLEVARQVARSNLFKCAVFGNDPNWGRVLSAVGVTGAQFNPADIDVSFNGVMVCRGGEIGEDRNLVDLTPRDCQVLIDLNAGDEEVTVLTNDLTYDYVKENAEYSS, encoded by the coding sequence GTGACGGCAAAAAACAATGGGGTAACCTTCGCGGATGGATTCCTAGCTGCAGGTGTTAGGGCTGGCATTAAACCTAGTGGAAAACCTGACTTAGCTTTGGTAGTCAACCTAGGTCCAAATTTTTCCGCTGCCGGAGTAACAACCTCTAACCGCGTAGCTGCTGCTCCCGTTATCTGGACGCGGCAAGCCCTTGCAGATGGCAACCTAAAAGCGGTGGTGCTTAATTCCGGCGGGGCAAATGCGTGTACCGGAGAGCCGGGATTTAAGGATTCGGCAGTGACAGTAGCACGGGTAGCCGAGCTGTTGGGGTGCCCGCCAACAGACGTAGCAGTTTGTTCCACCGGACTAATCGGTGAGCGCCTGCCAATGGACAAGCTGCTGCCCGGTTTGGGCGCTGCGGCTACCAAATTAAGCGCTGACGGTGGGTTGGCCGCAGCCACCGCGATTATGACGACGGACACCCACCCCAAACAAGCCAGCGTCAATGTTGGAAACATAAAAATCGGAGGCATGGCCAAAGGTGCCGGAATGTTGGCGCCCGGTCTTGCCACCATGCTCGTGGTTATCACCACCGACGCGAAAATCACCTCAGCCCAACTTCAGCAGGCTTTGCGCCAGGCCACCCGGCTCACATTCGACAGGACAGATTCAGATGGCTGCATGTCCACCAACGACACCGTTATAGCGATGGCCTCGGGGGCTTGTGACCAGGTGGTAAACATTGAGGATTTCACTCAAGGGTTAACTGAGGTTTGTGACTGCCTAGCGCGGCAATTAATAGGCGACGCCGAGGGTGCTAATCACGATATTGCTATCACCGTCACTGGCGCTGCCAGCGAGGCGGATGGACTAGAGGTTGCGCGCCAAGTTGCCCGATCGAATCTATTTAAGTGCGCTGTTTTTGGTAATGATCCGAATTGGGGTCGAGTATTAAGTGCTGTCGGAGTGACCGGCGCGCAATTTAACCCAGCAGATATTGATGTCAGTTTCAATGGCGTGATGGTGTGCCGTGGCGGCGAAATTGGTGAGGATAGGAATCTGGTTGATTTAACCCCGAGGGATTGCCAAGTGCTAATTGACCTCAACGCTGGTGATGAAGAGGTTACCGTTCTAACCAACGATTTGACCTATGACTACGTTAAAGAGAATGCGGAGTATTCTTCATGA